The following are from one region of the Staphylococcus schleiferi genome:
- a CDS encoding glutamate synthase subunit beta, whose protein sequence is MGEFKGFMKYHKQKLAEVPLTTRIENYEAYQSRFTKEEAQQQGARCMDCGTPFCQVGELVGRETVGCPLGNYVPEWNDLTYRGDFKNAYARLSETNNFPDFTGYVCPAPCEASCVMKINRESVAIKGIERTIIDEAFEQGWVKARQPEQRRDEKIAIIGSGPAGLAAAEELNTLGYTVVVYEKNARPGGLLTYGIPNMKLDKKVVFRRVRLLEEAGITFKCNVEVGKDITKNELDQQYDAIIVCTGAEKARDLPLEGRMGQGIHFAMDYLTEQTQLLLGELDTQTITAKGKKVVVIGDGDTGADCVATALRDGCDSIVQFNRKARKPERFEMNYSWPLAQPVLKKDYAHQEYEAKYGQEPRAYGIQTMRFDLDGNGNVRGIYAQVQQDRADGTIVGDDREIFIPADLVLLAIGFEGVEPRLAHALNLKVERQKIAADTKDYQTNQAKYFAAGDARRGQSLVVWAIKEGREVAASVHQFINEKSFVSFL, encoded by the coding sequence ATGGGTGAATTTAAAGGTTTTATGAAATATCACAAACAAAAGCTCGCGGAAGTTCCTTTAACAACACGTATTGAAAACTATGAAGCCTATCAATCACGTTTTACAAAAGAAGAGGCCCAACAGCAAGGGGCGCGTTGTATGGATTGTGGTACGCCATTCTGTCAGGTCGGTGAACTCGTAGGGCGTGAAACGGTTGGGTGTCCACTCGGGAACTATGTACCTGAGTGGAATGATCTCACTTACCGCGGTGACTTTAAAAATGCCTATGCACGTTTATCAGAAACAAATAATTTTCCTGACTTTACAGGGTATGTTTGCCCGGCACCTTGTGAAGCTTCATGTGTAATGAAGATTAATCGCGAATCTGTCGCTATTAAAGGTATTGAAAGAACAATCATTGATGAAGCGTTTGAGCAAGGATGGGTCAAAGCACGTCAACCAGAACAACGACGAGATGAAAAAATTGCGATCATCGGAAGTGGCCCGGCTGGGTTAGCTGCCGCTGAAGAACTCAACACATTAGGGTATACCGTTGTCGTTTATGAAAAAAATGCAAGACCCGGTGGCTTGTTGACATATGGTATTCCTAATATGAAACTAGATAAAAAGGTTGTATTTCGACGTGTTCGTTTGTTAGAAGAAGCGGGTATCACATTCAAATGTAATGTGGAAGTTGGAAAAGACATTACTAAAAATGAGTTGGATCAACAATATGACGCTATTATTGTTTGTACAGGTGCTGAAAAAGCACGTGACTTACCACTTGAAGGACGTATGGGGCAAGGTATTCACTTCGCAATGGACTATTTAACTGAACAAACACAGCTTTTATTAGGTGAGTTGGATACACAAACGATTACAGCAAAAGGGAAAAAGGTAGTTGTCATCGGTGATGGAGACACAGGCGCCGATTGTGTTGCAACTGCATTGCGCGATGGCTGTGATTCTATTGTTCAATTTAACCGTAAAGCTCGAAAACCAGAGCGTTTTGAAATGAATTACAGTTGGCCATTAGCGCAACCTGTATTGAAAAAAGATTATGCACACCAAGAGTATGAAGCTAAATATGGTCAGGAACCCCGTGCATATGGTATTCAAACGATGCGCTTTGATTTGGATGGAAACGGAAATGTGCGTGGAATCTATGCCCAAGTTCAACAAGATAGAGCTGACGGTACAATCGTAGGTGACGACCGAGAAATTTTTATCCCTGCGGATCTCGTGTTACTTGCAATTGGTTTTGAAGGTGTAGAACCCCGACTTGCACATGCCTTAAATTTGAAAGTAGAACGACAAAAAATAGCGGCTGATACTAAGGATTATCAGACAAACCAAGCGAAATACTTTGCAGCTGGTGATGCACGAAGAGGTCAAAGTTTAGTCGTTTGGGCAATCAAAGAAGGGCGTGAAGTGGCCGCTTCAGTCCATCAATTTATTAATGAAAAAAGTTTTGTATCATTTTTGTAA
- a CDS encoding GNAT family N-acetyltransferase — MSVFISTPTETDYEPSYEMIAEAFKDVPHSTHREHEWVKRLRMSPNYHFELEVIAKTEDGTLIGHAMCTEVKIQNEDKTYTALALAPLAVVKAYRNKGLGKALVQALEERALSEEYTTILVLGDGAYYEKLGYEVAENYDIYLPPQMGETELHVKFLWDALADLPNGTVVYPSEFLK; from the coding sequence ATGTCCGTATTTATTAGTACACCAACAGAAACTGACTATGAACCCTCTTATGAAATGATTGCTGAAGCTTTTAAAGATGTACCGCATTCAACACATCGCGAGCATGAATGGGTGAAACGTTTACGCATGTCGCCCAACTATCATTTTGAGTTGGAAGTTATCGCCAAAACAGAAGATGGCACGTTGATTGGACATGCGATGTGTACAGAGGTCAAAATTCAAAATGAAGACAAGACCTATACTGCGCTTGCACTCGCACCGCTCGCAGTTGTGAAAGCATATCGTAATAAAGGATTGGGGAAAGCACTCGTTCAAGCTTTGGAAGAACGTGCACTTTCTGAGGAATATACAACGATTCTCGTTTTAGGCGATGGGGCTTACTATGAAAAATTAGGCTATGAAGTTGCTGAAAACTATGATATCTATTTGCCGCCTCAAATGGGTGAAACTGAGCTACATGTGAAATTTTTGTGGGATGCTTTAGCGGATTTACCCAACGGAACAGTGGTCTATCCATCAGAATTTTTGAAGTAA
- a CDS encoding YibE/F family protein — protein MNAIVILSLFLLILMLVFGGRSGFVSFLTLFLNFIVLFIAILFIVFRAPIYLVTFVFCIIIAVINLFLLNKFNIKTLAAFISSIVTTLLMIAAIYLSVHWGHLQGFTQEEQDETYVFSLNIGIDMEQFMIFTVILAVIAAVIDLAITISSPVFELHEANPSLTKRELFQSGMRVGREIFATSANTIYLALLGGSMTIVFWFFNLHYSFGHLINAKLFAQELVTIVLGGIAIAICIPITSIITAWLVKQYHH, from the coding sequence ATGAACGCAATTGTGATATTAAGTTTATTTTTACTCATACTGATGCTCGTTTTTGGAGGCCGCAGTGGCTTTGTATCGTTTTTAACACTGTTTTTAAATTTTATTGTACTTTTCATTGCGATATTATTTATCGTATTTCGCGCGCCCATTTATTTAGTCACGTTTGTCTTTTGTATCATCATCGCTGTCATTAATCTTTTTCTACTTAACAAGTTCAATATAAAGACACTGGCAGCGTTCATTTCTAGTATCGTGACAACGTTATTAATGATTGCAGCGATTTATCTCTCTGTTCACTGGGGCCATTTACAAGGTTTTACGCAAGAAGAACAAGATGAAACCTATGTCTTTTCATTGAATATTGGGATTGATATGGAGCAGTTTATGATTTTTACAGTCATTCTCGCCGTCATTGCTGCAGTGATTGACTTAGCCATTACCATCAGCTCGCCTGTTTTTGAGTTACACGAAGCGAATCCTTCATTAACAAAGCGCGAACTCTTCCAATCAGGTATGCGTGTAGGGCGCGAAATATTCGCCACTTCAGCGAATACGATTTATCTCGCATTGCTTGGTGGCTCAATGACGATCGTCTTTTGGTTTTTCAATTTGCACTATAGTTTCGGTCACCTGATTAATGCGAAATTATTTGCACAAGAACTAGTGACTATCGTATTAGGTGGTATTGCCATTGCCATTTGTATTCCAATTACTTCTATTATTACTGCATGGCTAGTGAAACAATATCACCACTAA
- the treR gene encoding trehalose operon repressor, with translation MKKQNKFQYIFEDMRMSILEGVFNYGDALPSEHQLVKKYKVSRETVRKSLNMLASDGMIQKIRGKGSVVIYHGMTEFPFNDLKSFKEIQNELALKHQTVVVLFEKITAGQAQDAKKALDLSQGRQLWHFIRYRQIGQATKIIDEDYILADLFPDLSEEIIQDSLYDYIEKDKGYEISFSSKSITFEPFGERERLAFGDVSPQYSATVTGIVHLKDTTKFQYNVSKHIATEFKFTDFSRRHTHV, from the coding sequence ATGAAAAAGCAGAATAAATTTCAGTATATTTTTGAAGATATGAGAATGTCTATTTTAGAAGGCGTATTTAATTATGGAGATGCCCTTCCTTCTGAACATCAACTCGTTAAAAAGTATAAAGTGTCACGTGAAACAGTTCGAAAAAGCTTAAACATGTTAGCTTCGGATGGTATGATACAAAAAATAAGAGGTAAAGGGTCTGTGGTAATTTATCATGGTATGACAGAGTTCCCTTTCAATGATTTGAAGAGCTTTAAAGAGATTCAAAATGAGCTCGCATTGAAACACCAAACAGTTGTAGTTTTATTTGAAAAGATTACAGCTGGACAAGCACAAGATGCTAAAAAAGCTTTAGATCTGTCACAAGGAAGACAGTTATGGCACTTTATTAGATATCGGCAAATTGGGCAAGCAACTAAAATTATAGATGAAGATTATATTTTAGCAGATTTATTCCCTGATTTGTCAGAGGAGATTATTCAAGATTCATTATATGATTATATTGAAAAAGATAAAGGGTATGAAATTAGTTTTTCCAGTAAGTCCATTACTTTTGAACCTTTTGGGGAAAGAGAAAGATTAGCTTTTGGTGATGTTTCTCCTCAGTATTCTGCAACAGTTACAGGTATTGTGCATTTGAAAGACACAACAAAGTTTCAATATAATGTCTCTAAACATATTGCAACTGAATTTAAATTTACTGATTTTTCTAGAAGGCATACACATGTATGA
- the gltC gene encoding glutamate biosynthesis transcriptional regulator GltC — translation MELKQLKYFVEVAKREHISEAALELNVAQSAISRHMHNLEVELGTSLFYRSGRNIFLTTEGKQLLKHAQSILEQVDHTLSQFQTQVQQKQSVFTIGYVNGSIGQILPQVLQTIETELALSLVPTLLDEETTLPALQSQDIDLALTTATIHDNTLESLPLFEETYVLYGDTHAPIMNVPNPPLSYILKQSLYIHEPLPTDLKLYLTTHAETPVHIINNPQFARFILQNQKGFVLAPTFINLYSQNQQWKKFSLSHTDIKKTFHLVYRRDLQKPLLNEVIKIIMTHTQQRSIYH, via the coding sequence ATGGAGCTTAAACAGTTGAAATACTTTGTAGAAGTGGCTAAACGCGAACATATTTCAGAAGCGGCACTCGAACTCAATGTTGCACAATCGGCAATTAGCCGACATATGCACAACTTGGAAGTCGAGTTAGGAACTTCGCTTTTTTATCGCAGTGGCCGTAACATTTTCTTAACGACTGAGGGGAAACAATTATTAAAACATGCGCAATCAATACTTGAGCAAGTGGACCACACGTTATCTCAATTTCAAACACAAGTTCAACAAAAGCAAAGCGTTTTTACAATTGGCTATGTCAATGGTTCAATTGGCCAAATTTTACCGCAAGTGTTACAAACCATCGAAACAGAATTAGCTTTATCGCTTGTACCTACCTTATTAGATGAAGAAACAACTTTACCTGCCTTGCAATCACAAGATATCGACTTAGCACTAACAACAGCAACCATTCATGATAATACACTAGAAAGCCTACCCCTTTTTGAAGAGACCTATGTGCTTTATGGGGACACACACGCCCCAATCATGAACGTTCCTAATCCACCGCTCAGCTATATACTCAAACAATCTTTGTACATACACGAGCCTTTGCCTACTGACTTAAAATTATATTTAACAACACATGCTGAGACACCCGTACATATCATTAATAATCCGCAATTTGCGCGATTTATTTTACAAAATCAAAAAGGCTTTGTACTTGCACCTACCTTCATCAACTTATATAGTCAAAATCAACAGTGGAAAAAATTTTCATTGTCACATACAGATATAAAAAAAACATTTCACCTTGTATATCGACGAGATTTACAAAAACCATTATTAAATGAGGTCATTAAAATTATAATGACCCATACACAACAACGTTCGATTTATCACTAA
- the gltB gene encoding glutamate synthase large subunit, with protein MSNNSNYTKIGLYDSREEHDACGIGFYANMNNERSHAIVEKSLEMLRRLDHRGGISADGITGDGAGIMTEIPYQYFNQVTSFSLPDEGAYAVGMMFARDLISDTPHASAFASIFESEGLQVLGYREVPVDITCLATRVADTMPAIQQIFVSNQKAQNFDRALYLSRKQIEKYSHEQGLDLYFTSLSRRTIVYKGWLRSDQIKRLYIDLQQQNYVSKFGSVHSRFSTNTFPSWERAHPNRLLMHNGEINTIRGNVNWMRARQRRLIETVFGEEHEKVEEILDETGSDSAIVDNALEFLSLAMPPEQAAMLLIPEPWLYNKSNDPKVRAFYEFYSYLMEPWDGPTMISFCDGDKLGALTDRNGLRPGRYTITKQNEIVFSSEVGVVDVDEADVAFKGQLNPGKLLLVDFNQHKVIENHELKTTIAQQYPYQEWLETNQLNLNLETIPYQGDKLSTDEAFAMQKRYGYTKEELDKYLTELVSGGKDPIGAMGYDAPLAVLNHRPESLFNYFKQLFAQVTNPPIDAYREKIVTSELSYLGGEGNLLNPSPEALQRVQLKHPVLTHAQLDEVAKTLKTAYLSTGYTEDLEVALEALGNRVVQEVRRGATVIVLDDSDVRQSDTFAMPALLALSAIHQRLIRENLRMQTSLVVSSGETREVHHLACLVGYGANAVVPYLAQHTIADLTTQGRLEGTVAENVARYNAILSEGLIKVMAKMGISTVQSYQGAQIFEAVGLSERLVDQYFTGTTSKLSGISIETLDAENKARQTVEGQTLDPGSTFQWRQQGQHHTFNPTTIRLLQHACRENDYAQFKAFSKVANEQTSSHIRDLFTFKAQQSIDIEEVEAVDEIVKRFKTGAMSYGSISQEAHQTLAEAMNQLGGKSNSGEGGEARSRYEEREDGRDYKSAIKQVASGRFGVTSHYLQHAKEIQIKVAQGAKPGEGGQLPGSKVYPWIAEVRGSTPGIGLISPPPHHDIYSIEDLAQLIHDLKNVNREADITVKLVSKSGVGTIAAGVAKAFADKIVISGFDGGTGASPKTSIQHAGLPWELGLAETHQTLMLNDLRSRVRLETDGKLLTGRDVAYACMLGAEEFGFATAPLVVLGCIMMRVCHKDTCPVGIATQNGDLCKLYTGKAQYVVNYMRFVAEELREIMAELGIRTVDELVGRTDLLKRSSVAYHHPKAREMKLETLLHQNEGTRTKVIEQQHGLEHGFDLNQLLPAAKSHIEAGTHFVGQFEIVNEQRNVGVITGSEITRNYGLKGLPEDTIVAKTIGHGGQSLGAWMPKGLTLQHTGDANDYVGKGLSGGKIVINAPNVARENEIIVGNVCFYGATQGEAYINGRAGERFCIRNSGVHVVVEGVGDHGLEYMTGGRVVILGDVGKNFGQGMSGGVSYIFPSDVATFKTQNQLDSLDFDEVVDEEEKEMLKAMIQRHLKYTDSQKAATILSDFDVKLKACVKVIPKDYKKMVQKIHYHQQRTTSQDEALLAAFNDKGSIQETAQEERIPVY; from the coding sequence ATGTCTAATAATTCTAACTATACAAAAATTGGACTCTATGACAGTCGCGAAGAACACGATGCATGTGGTATCGGTTTTTATGCCAACATGAATAATGAACGTTCCCATGCTATTGTTGAAAAATCTTTAGAAATGTTGCGCCGCTTAGATCATCGTGGAGGAATTAGTGCAGATGGTATTACTGGGGATGGCGCGGGCATTATGACTGAGATTCCATATCAATATTTTAACCAAGTGACATCATTTTCACTTCCTGATGAAGGGGCCTATGCTGTTGGAATGATGTTTGCGCGAGACTTGATTTCTGACACTCCACACGCGTCAGCATTTGCATCCATATTTGAAAGTGAAGGGTTGCAAGTGTTGGGTTATCGTGAAGTGCCCGTTGATATAACGTGCCTAGCTACACGTGTAGCGGATACGATGCCAGCCATTCAGCAAATCTTTGTCTCAAACCAGAAGGCTCAAAATTTCGACCGGGCCTTATATCTTTCTCGCAAACAGATTGAAAAGTATAGTCACGAACAGGGCTTGGACCTTTATTTTACAAGCTTATCCCGTCGAACAATCGTTTATAAGGGATGGTTACGTTCAGATCAAATTAAACGTCTTTATATCGATTTACAACAACAGAACTATGTATCGAAGTTCGGTTCAGTACATTCTCGTTTCAGTACGAATACTTTTCCAAGTTGGGAACGCGCCCATCCGAATCGCTTGCTTATGCATAATGGTGAAATCAATACAATTAGAGGAAATGTGAACTGGATGCGTGCACGTCAACGTCGTTTAATCGAGACTGTTTTTGGTGAAGAACACGAGAAAGTGGAAGAGATACTTGATGAAACAGGAAGCGACTCGGCAATTGTCGATAATGCGCTTGAATTTTTAAGTTTAGCGATGCCGCCGGAGCAAGCAGCCATGCTACTCATTCCGGAACCTTGGCTATATAACAAAAGCAATGATCCGAAAGTTCGCGCCTTTTATGAATTTTATAGCTATTTAATGGAACCTTGGGATGGTCCAACTATGATTTCGTTTTGCGATGGCGACAAATTAGGGGCACTTACAGATAGAAATGGTTTGCGACCGGGTCGTTACACGATTACAAAGCAGAACGAAATTGTATTTTCTTCGGAAGTCGGTGTCGTTGATGTAGATGAAGCAGACGTAGCATTTAAAGGACAGTTGAACCCAGGAAAATTGCTTTTAGTCGATTTTAATCAACATAAAGTGATTGAAAACCATGAACTGAAAACAACAATCGCACAACAATATCCGTATCAAGAATGGCTTGAAACAAACCAACTTAACCTTAATTTGGAAACAATTCCTTATCAAGGCGATAAATTGTCAACAGACGAAGCTTTCGCGATGCAAAAACGATACGGCTATACAAAAGAAGAGTTAGATAAATATTTAACGGAATTAGTGTCAGGCGGTAAAGATCCCATTGGTGCGATGGGTTACGATGCCCCTTTAGCCGTGTTAAATCATCGACCGGAGTCACTATTCAATTACTTCAAACAATTATTTGCACAAGTGACGAATCCGCCTATAGACGCTTATAGAGAAAAAATTGTTACAAGTGAGCTCAGTTATTTAGGCGGAGAAGGGAACTTGTTGAATCCTAGTCCAGAGGCGTTACAACGCGTTCAGTTAAAGCATCCTGTCCTCACACATGCACAATTGGATGAAGTTGCTAAAACACTAAAAACAGCCTATCTTTCAACCGGCTATACAGAGGATCTGGAAGTGGCATTAGAAGCGTTAGGAAATCGTGTGGTTCAAGAAGTAAGACGCGGGGCGACAGTCATTGTATTAGATGACAGTGATGTTCGTCAAAGTGATACTTTTGCTATGCCTGCCTTATTGGCTTTAAGTGCTATACATCAGCGCCTTATTCGTGAAAACTTACGAATGCAAACCAGCTTAGTGGTGAGTTCTGGGGAGACGCGTGAAGTACATCATCTCGCTTGTTTAGTTGGATACGGTGCAAATGCAGTAGTGCCTTATTTAGCACAACATACGATTGCTGATTTAACGACACAAGGACGTCTTGAGGGCACTGTTGCTGAAAATGTAGCACGTTATAATGCGATACTGTCTGAAGGTCTGATTAAAGTGATGGCTAAGATGGGAATCTCAACGGTACAAAGTTACCAAGGCGCTCAAATATTTGAGGCAGTAGGGTTATCTGAGAGACTGGTTGATCAATATTTTACAGGGACAACTTCGAAATTATCAGGTATTTCAATTGAAACTTTAGATGCAGAAAATAAAGCACGTCAAACGGTGGAAGGTCAAACGCTTGACCCAGGAAGCACTTTCCAATGGCGACAACAAGGACAACATCACACGTTTAATCCGACAACGATACGATTGTTACAACATGCTTGTCGCGAGAATGACTATGCACAGTTTAAAGCTTTTTCTAAAGTGGCGAACGAACAAACAAGTAGTCACATTCGTGATTTATTTACATTTAAAGCACAACAATCAATTGATATTGAAGAGGTTGAAGCGGTCGACGAAATCGTTAAACGCTTTAAAACAGGGGCAATGAGTTATGGTTCTATCTCTCAAGAAGCCCACCAAACACTTGCAGAAGCCATGAATCAGTTGGGCGGAAAAAGTAATAGTGGTGAAGGGGGAGAAGCACGCTCACGTTACGAAGAGAGAGAAGATGGTCGTGATTATAAAAGTGCGATTAAACAGGTTGCCTCAGGCCGTTTTGGGGTGACGAGCCATTACTTACAACATGCGAAAGAGATTCAAATTAAAGTTGCGCAAGGTGCTAAACCAGGGGAAGGGGGCCAGCTACCAGGCAGTAAAGTTTATCCGTGGATTGCAGAAGTTCGAGGTTCGACGCCGGGAATCGGTTTGATATCACCGCCCCCTCATCATGATATTTATTCTATAGAAGACCTTGCACAGTTAATTCATGACTTGAAAAATGTTAATCGTGAGGCGGATATTACCGTTAAATTGGTTTCTAAATCTGGTGTCGGAACAATTGCAGCCGGTGTGGCAAAAGCATTCGCTGATAAAATTGTCATCAGTGGTTTTGATGGCGGAACAGGTGCTTCGCCAAAAACGAGTATTCAACACGCGGGATTGCCGTGGGAACTAGGTCTTGCTGAAACACATCAAACCCTCATGTTGAATGATTTACGATCACGTGTCCGTTTAGAAACAGATGGAAAGTTATTAACAGGACGAGATGTTGCCTATGCTTGTATGCTTGGTGCTGAAGAGTTTGGATTTGCGACAGCGCCATTGGTCGTTCTAGGATGCATCATGATGCGTGTATGTCACAAAGATACTTGCCCAGTAGGTATTGCGACACAAAATGGTGATTTATGTAAGCTTTATACCGGTAAAGCGCAATATGTGGTTAATTATATGCGGTTTGTTGCCGAAGAATTAAGAGAAATCATGGCTGAACTAGGTATTCGAACAGTGGATGAACTTGTAGGACGTACAGACTTACTCAAACGTTCATCTGTCGCTTATCATCATCCTAAAGCAAGAGAGATGAAGTTAGAAACTTTACTTCATCAAAATGAAGGTACACGTACAAAAGTGATTGAACAACAGCATGGATTAGAACATGGTTTTGACTTGAACCAGTTGTTGCCAGCCGCAAAATCACATATTGAAGCAGGAACACACTTTGTAGGACAATTTGAAATTGTAAATGAACAACGGAATGTGGGCGTGATCACAGGTAGTGAAATTACGCGAAATTACGGTTTGAAAGGCTTACCAGAGGATACCATTGTTGCAAAAACAATAGGACACGGCGGTCAAAGTTTAGGGGCATGGATGCCGAAAGGTTTGACGCTTCAACATACTGGAGACGCAAATGACTATGTAGGTAAAGGGCTATCAGGTGGTAAGATTGTTATCAACGCGCCGAATGTTGCACGTGAAAATGAAATTATTGTAGGTAATGTTTGTTTTTATGGTGCAACGCAAGGAGAAGCTTATATTAATGGTCGTGCGGGCGAACGCTTTTGCATTCGTAATAGCGGTGTCCACGTTGTCGTCGAAGGTGTAGGAGATCATGGTCTTGAATATATGACAGGGGGCCGTGTAGTCATTTTAGGTGATGTAGGTAAAAACTTTGGTCAAGGTATGAGTGGTGGTGTGAGTTACATTTTCCCATCAGATGTTGCCACTTTCAAAACACAAAATCAACTGGATTCACTTGATTTTGATGAAGTTGTGGATGAGGAAGAGAAAGAAATGCTAAAAGCGATGATTCAACGTCACTTGAAATATACAGACAGTCAAAAAGCGGCTACCATTTTATCTGATTTTGATGTGAAATTAAAAGCATGTGTAAAAGTAATTCCTAAAGATTATAAGAAAATGGTGCAAAAAATCCATTATCATCAGCAACGGACGACTTCACAGGATGAAGCGCTATTAGCTGCTTTCAATGATAAAGGATCTATACAAGAAACTGCGCAAGAAGAACGTATTCCAGTGTACTAA
- a CDS encoding YibE/F family protein: MKQKRHLWYYFIAICIILALLAILFTRVNTSFYRIPIGEVVHVDQHHSEKSVDDQHNRDTKYHDVLKIKVLNTSKKDQIVHVDHLYNASQTEAQAYQVGDKVLLHIDKAGKDNFIIEKKRDTVIVTIVSFFLIALLIVGHRIGLQSIISLLINSVAILLAISLYHANTNLNLFLLMSGAVVIATTLTLWLVIGWSMRTIVTILSTLLGTFICIFIAWSVISLTNSQGIKYETMSFLTIQPKTVFLTSVMVGTLGAVMDVAITISSGMYEVLQRAPHISTERWVLAGRNIGQDIMGTMTNILLFSYLAGSLPMLLLYLKNGNTLTYSISMNWSLEVSRAITGGIGIVLTIPLTILLMQVWLKWLGGKHQ, translated from the coding sequence ATGAAACAAAAACGTCATTTATGGTATTACTTTATCGCGATTTGTATTATTCTCGCGTTATTGGCAATTCTCTTCACTCGAGTGAACACCTCTTTTTATCGCATTCCGATTGGAGAAGTCGTTCATGTCGACCAACATCACAGCGAAAAATCTGTTGATGATCAACATAATCGAGACACTAAATATCATGATGTCCTGAAAATTAAAGTTTTAAATACATCTAAAAAGGATCAAATTGTACACGTCGATCACTTATATAACGCTTCTCAAACCGAAGCACAAGCTTACCAAGTGGGTGATAAAGTACTACTCCATATAGATAAAGCAGGTAAAGATAACTTTATTATTGAAAAGAAACGTGACACTGTGATTGTCACAATTGTAAGCTTCTTTCTTATTGCACTACTCATTGTGGGGCACCGCATTGGCTTGCAATCGATTATTTCATTATTGATTAATTCTGTTGCGATTTTACTAGCTATTAGCTTGTATCACGCAAATACGAATCTCAATTTGTTCCTATTGATGTCCGGAGCCGTAGTTATTGCAACCACCTTAACGCTTTGGCTCGTCATCGGTTGGTCTATGCGTACCATTGTCACCATTCTTAGTACCTTGTTAGGCACCTTTATTTGTATATTTATCGCGTGGTCTGTTATTTCACTCACAAATAGCCAAGGGATTAAATATGAAACTATGAGCTTTTTGACAATTCAACCTAAAACAGTCTTTTTAACCTCTGTTATGGTAGGGACTTTGGGTGCAGTTATGGACGTGGCTATTACAATATCTAGTGGTATGTATGAAGTGCTACAACGGGCACCTCATATTTCAACTGAGCGTTGGGTTTTGGCCGGCCGTAATATCGGACAAGATATTATGGGAACAATGACAAATATTTTATTATTTTCTTATCTTGCAGGTAGCCTCCCAATGCTCTTACTTTATTTAAAAAATGGGAATACCCTGACCTATAGTATTTCTATGAACTGGTCTTTAGAAGTTTCACGGGCTATTACAGGCGGTATAGGTATCGTCTTAACGATTCCATTAACAATCTTACTCATGCAAGTATGGTTGAAATGGTTAGGAGGCAAGCATCAATGA
- a CDS encoding transposase family protein gives MCNDILKLLKIKDNNIKITKVEEDVVIRGKKSNVIFGTLSYKPMTCPHCYHTNPNRIHKHGKRLSRITFLRFQEIAVYLNLLKQCFKCMDGKCYASTESMRISLLIRLEPLNSISD, from the coding sequence ATGTGTAATGATATATTAAAGTTACTAAAAATTAAAGATAATAATATTAAAATCACTAAAGTTGAAGAAGATGTAGTTATTAGAGGTAAGAAATCTAACGTCATCTTTGGTACCCTTTCATACAAGCCTATGACTTGTCCTCACTGTTATCATACGAATCCAAACCGAATACACAAACACGGAAAACGTTTATCGCGAATTACTTTTTTAAGATTCCAAGAGATAGCAGTGTATTTAAATCTGTTAAAACAATGTTTTAAATGTATGGATGGAAAGTGTTACGCTTCTACAGAAAGTATGAGGATATCATTGCTTATACGATTGGAACCCCTCAATTCAATAAGCGATTGA